The proteins below are encoded in one region of Marinobacter sp. F4206:
- a CDS encoding rod shape-determining protein, translating to MIKRLRGLFSSDLSIDLGTANTLIYVRERGIVLNEPSVVAIRTNNSQKMVAAVGAEAKRMLGRTPGNITAIRPMKDGVIADFVVTEKMLQHFIHKVHENSFITPSPRVLVCVPSKSTQVERKAIRESALGAGAREVFLIEEPMAAAIGAGLPVEEASGSMIVDIGGGTTEIAIISLNGIVYAESVRVGGDKFDEAIVTYVRRNYGSLIGDSTAERIKHEIGCAYEGLDIREIDVRGRNLAEGVPRAFTLNSEEILDALQESLAQIVQTVKSALEQSPPELASDIAERGIVLTGGGALLRGLDKLLSEETGLPVIIAEDPLTCVARGGGKALEVIDRGGIGMFSQEG from the coding sequence TTGATCAAAAGACTCCGAGGCTTATTCTCCAGCGACCTGTCCATCGACCTGGGCACCGCGAACACCCTTATTTACGTGCGTGAGCGCGGTATCGTGCTGAATGAACCATCGGTAGTGGCCATTCGCACCAACAATTCGCAGAAAATGGTCGCGGCGGTTGGTGCCGAAGCCAAGCGCATGCTGGGGCGTACGCCGGGAAACATTACTGCCATTCGGCCGATGAAGGATGGTGTGATCGCAGACTTCGTAGTCACCGAGAAAATGCTGCAGCACTTCATTCATAAAGTGCACGAAAACAGCTTTATTACCCCTAGCCCACGGGTCTTGGTTTGTGTGCCCAGCAAATCAACTCAGGTTGAGCGCAAGGCCATTCGTGAGTCTGCGCTCGGTGCTGGCGCCCGGGAAGTGTTCCTGATTGAAGAACCAATGGCCGCGGCCATCGGTGCTGGCCTGCCGGTAGAGGAAGCCAGTGGTTCCATGATCGTCGATATCGGTGGTGGCACGACCGAGATTGCCATTATCTCGCTGAACGGCATTGTCTACGCGGAATCGGTGCGAGTCGGTGGCGACAAGTTCGACGAAGCCATCGTGACTTATGTTCGTCGCAACTACGGTAGCCTGATCGGTGACTCGACTGCCGAACGCATCAAACATGAGATTGGTTGCGCGTACGAAGGGCTTGATATCCGTGAAATTGACGTTCGCGGCCGTAATCTGGCCGAGGGCGTGCCCAGGGCCTTTACACTGAACAGTGAGGAAATTCTCGATGCGCTTCAGGAGTCCCTGGCGCAAATCGTTCAGACCGTAAAAAGCGCTCTGGAGCAGTCGCCGCCCGAGCTGGCGTCTGATATCGCGGAACGCGGAATCGTGTTGACCGGCGGTGGCGCCCTGCTGCGAGGCCTGGATAAGCTCCTCAGTGAGGAAACCGGGTTGCCGGTAATTATTGCGGAAGACCCGCTTACCTGTGTCGCCAGAGGTGGCGGCAAGGCGCTGGAAGTGATTGATCGGGGTGGCATCGGAATGTTC
- the gatC gene encoding Asp-tRNA(Asn)/Glu-tRNA(Gln) amidotransferase subunit GatC, with translation MTISREDIEKVAVLARIRVDDEQVSALENDLGNILDLVDQLSAADTEEVAPMAHPLDAVQRLRPDEVTETNQREAFQAIAPATENGLYLVPRVIE, from the coding sequence GTGACCATTTCCCGAGAGGACATCGAAAAAGTCGCTGTGCTCGCCCGCATTCGTGTGGACGACGAGCAGGTTTCGGCCCTGGAGAACGATTTGGGCAACATCCTTGATCTGGTGGACCAGCTCAGCGCTGCTGATACCGAGGAAGTGGCGCCCATGGCACACCCTCTGGATGCCGTACAACGCCTGCGTCCGGACGAGGTCACCGAGACCAATCAGCGCGAAGCCTTCCAGGCCATCGCTCCGGCCACCGAAAACGGCCTTTACCTCGTGCCCCGCGTTATTGAGTGA
- the gatA gene encoding Asp-tRNA(Asn)/Glu-tRNA(Gln) amidotransferase subunit GatA, which produces MHNKSVAELSRDLESGKISGVELTEQFLDRIKQEDGKYNSFITVTEEQALADARSADEQRAAGNATPWTGIPFAHKDIFCTNGVRTTCGSKMLENFVPPYDATVTANFRKSGAVCLGKTNMDEFAMGSSNESSHFGPVTNPWGLSEDEKRVPGGSSGGSAAAVAARLIPAATATDTGGSIRQPAALCGVTGLKPTYGRVSRYGMIAFASSLDQGGTIARTAEDNALMLNVMAGFDPKDSTSLEREVPDYTATLNEPLKGLRIGLPKEYFSDQLSPAMEEQVRAAVREYEKLGATVKDVSLPNAKLAIAAYYVIAPAEASANLSRFDGVRYGYRCEDPKDLMDLYTRTRAEGFGTEVKRRILVGTYALSAGYFDAYYLKAQKVRRLIQQDFINAFKEVDVLMSPTTPSPAFIQGEKTNDPVTMYLEDVFTIAINLAGLPAMSVPAGFVDGLPVGLQIIGDYFSEARLLNAAHQFQQVTDWHQREPQ; this is translated from the coding sequence ATGCATAACAAATCCGTAGCAGAGCTTTCCCGGGATCTGGAAAGCGGCAAGATTTCAGGCGTGGAACTGACAGAGCAGTTCCTCGACCGCATCAAGCAGGAAGACGGCAAGTACAACAGCTTCATTACCGTGACCGAAGAGCAGGCCCTTGCGGATGCCAGGTCTGCGGATGAGCAGCGGGCCGCGGGTAACGCCACGCCCTGGACTGGCATCCCGTTTGCCCATAAAGATATTTTCTGTACCAACGGTGTGCGGACCACGTGCGGCTCGAAAATGCTGGAGAACTTCGTTCCGCCTTACGACGCCACGGTTACCGCTAACTTTCGCAAATCCGGCGCAGTGTGCCTGGGCAAGACCAACATGGATGAGTTCGCCATGGGCTCCTCCAACGAATCCAGCCATTTTGGACCGGTAACCAACCCTTGGGGACTGAGCGAAGACGAAAAACGGGTTCCGGGCGGCTCTTCCGGCGGCTCTGCTGCCGCCGTTGCCGCACGGCTGATACCCGCGGCAACGGCCACCGACACCGGCGGTTCGATTCGCCAGCCGGCGGCTCTGTGCGGCGTCACCGGCCTCAAGCCAACCTACGGCCGTGTTTCCCGGTACGGCATGATTGCCTTTGCTTCCAGTCTCGACCAGGGCGGCACCATTGCCCGCACCGCGGAAGACAATGCCCTGATGCTCAATGTCATGGCCGGCTTCGACCCCAAAGACTCCACGTCACTGGAGCGCGAGGTTCCGGATTACACTGCCACCCTGAACGAGCCACTTAAAGGCCTTCGCATTGGCTTGCCAAAAGAGTACTTCTCGGATCAGCTCAGCCCCGCCATGGAAGAGCAGGTTCGGGCCGCAGTCCGGGAATACGAGAAGCTTGGCGCCACGGTTAAAGACGTGTCGCTGCCCAACGCCAAACTGGCCATTGCCGCCTACTACGTGATTGCGCCGGCCGAAGCGTCTGCCAACCTCTCACGCTTTGATGGGGTTCGATACGGCTATCGCTGCGAAGACCCTAAAGACCTCATGGACCTGTATACCCGGACCCGCGCTGAGGGCTTTGGCACCGAGGTAAAGCGTCGGATTCTGGTGGGCACCTATGCCCTATCAGCGGGTTATTTCGATGCCTACTATCTGAAGGCTCAGAAGGTTCGCCGTCTGATCCAGCAGGATTTCATCAATGCCTTCAAGGAAGTGGACGTGCTGATGAGCCCGACCACACCCTCCCCTGCCTTTATCCAGGGCGAGAAAACCAACGACCCGGTGACTATGTACCTGGAAGATGTGTTCACCATCGCCATCAACCTGGCAGGCCTTCCGGCCATGTCGGTGCCGGCGGGATTCGTGGATGGTCTGCCGGTGGGACTTCAGATCATCGGGGATTATTTTTCCGAGGCCCGGTTGCTGAACGCGGCCCATCAATTCCAGCAGGTGACCGACTGGCACCAGCGCGAACCGCAATAA
- the gatB gene encoding Asp-tRNA(Asn)/Glu-tRNA(Gln) amidotransferase subunit GatB, producing MQWDIVIGLEIHVQLATQTKIFSGSSTAYGAEPNTQANAVDLAMPGTLPVPNEQAFRYAVMFGLAVNADIERRSVFERKNYFYPDLPKGYQTTQLERPIVGPGHVDIDLANGESKRVRIHHAHLEEDAGKSLHEDFHGMTGVDLNRAGTPLIEVVTEPDMTSSEEAVAFARKLHSLVTSLGICDGDMSQGSMRFDVNISLKPKGSDTLGTRTETKNLNSFRFMEQAIAHEVERQMDILEDGGTITQETRLYNGDRDESRSMRTKEEANDYRYFPCPDLLPVEIDDAFIDDARSRLPELPDARKARFKEQYGLNDYDAGLLSGDARLATFFEDAVRHGKDAKLTANWIQGEFSARLNAEEKSVTESPISGTQLGDLVVRIADNTISSAGAKKVFDALWTGENDSVDAIIDAKGLKQVSDTGELEKMVDEVLAGMPDQVAQYQNEEDPKKRKKMLGGFMGPLMKASKGQGNPKLFNEILVRKLSD from the coding sequence ATGCAATGGGACATTGTGATCGGGCTGGAAATTCACGTTCAGCTCGCAACCCAGACCAAGATTTTTTCCGGCTCCAGCACCGCCTATGGCGCCGAGCCCAACACTCAGGCCAACGCGGTCGACCTGGCCATGCCGGGCACCCTGCCCGTTCCTAACGAGCAGGCATTTCGCTATGCGGTCATGTTTGGCCTGGCGGTAAACGCCGACATCGAACGACGCTCCGTGTTCGAACGCAAGAATTACTTCTACCCGGATCTGCCCAAGGGCTACCAGACCACTCAGCTCGAGCGTCCGATCGTCGGACCAGGCCATGTCGACATTGACCTGGCCAACGGCGAAAGCAAGCGGGTGCGCATCCACCACGCCCACCTGGAGGAAGACGCAGGCAAATCCCTGCACGAGGACTTCCACGGCATGACCGGGGTGGACCTGAACCGGGCCGGCACGCCGCTGATCGAAGTGGTCACCGAACCTGACATGACGAGCTCCGAGGAGGCAGTGGCGTTCGCCCGCAAACTACACAGCCTCGTGACCTCGCTGGGCATCTGCGACGGCGACATGTCCCAGGGCTCCATGCGCTTTGACGTGAACATTTCCCTGAAACCGAAAGGCTCCGATACCCTCGGCACCCGCACCGAAACCAAGAACCTGAATTCCTTCCGCTTTATGGAACAGGCCATCGCCCACGAAGTTGAGCGGCAGATGGACATTCTGGAAGACGGCGGCACGATCACCCAGGAAACCCGTCTGTATAACGGCGACCGGGACGAATCTCGTTCCATGCGCACCAAGGAAGAAGCCAATGACTACCGCTACTTCCCCTGCCCCGATTTACTGCCGGTGGAAATCGACGATGCCTTTATCGACGACGCCCGCAGCCGTCTTCCGGAACTGCCGGATGCCCGCAAGGCTCGGTTCAAGGAGCAGTATGGACTGAACGACTACGACGCGGGGCTGCTCAGCGGCGATGCCAGACTGGCGACCTTCTTCGAGGACGCCGTCCGTCATGGCAAAGACGCCAAGCTGACCGCCAACTGGATTCAGGGCGAGTTCTCGGCGCGCCTCAATGCTGAGGAGAAGTCCGTTACCGAATCCCCGATCTCCGGGACACAGCTTGGCGATCTGGTGGTGCGCATTGCCGACAACACCATTTCCTCCGCCGGTGCGAAAAAAGTCTTTGATGCCCTCTGGACCGGTGAAAACGACAGTGTCGATGCCATCATCGACGCCAAGGGGCTGAAGCAGGTATCCGATACCGGCGAACTGGAAAAAATGGTCGATGAGGTTCTGGCCGGCATGCCCGATCAGGTAGCGCAGTACCAGAACGAGGAAGACCCCAAAAAACGCAAGAAAATGTTGGGTGGCTTTATGGGCCCGCTGATGAAGGCATCCAAGGGACAGGGCAACCCGAAACTCTTCAATGAGATTCTGGTCAGGAAGCTGTCTGACTGA
- a CDS encoding PilZ domain-containing protein, translating to MKPVAIKTNLRNQQRVDVSTEITVEKPDGACLTCSVANLSRTGVMISCSREAVKALIPDQQNPAPGNWISVKTRFSVPVVATQPVSVIADGNIVHMRRIARDEFHLGIQFAEFEGNGFDYVDRYVAKLLADSRNPA from the coding sequence ATGAAACCAGTCGCCATCAAAACCAATCTGCGCAACCAACAGCGCGTCGATGTTTCAACCGAAATCACCGTGGAAAAACCAGACGGTGCATGCCTGACCTGCTCTGTGGCCAACCTGTCCCGAACCGGCGTGATGATTTCCTGCAGTCGGGAAGCCGTTAAAGCACTCATTCCGGACCAGCAGAACCCCGCCCCTGGCAACTGGATCTCTGTCAAAACCCGTTTCTCGGTACCTGTCGTCGCCACCCAGCCAGTATCCGTCATTGCTGATGGAAATATCGTGCATATGCGCCGAATCGCCCGTGATGAGTTCCATCTCGGCATCCAGTTCGCGGAGTTCGAAGGCAACGGATTCGATTACGTAGACCGCTACGTGGCCAAATTGCTGGCCGATTCCCGTAACCCGGCCTGA
- the cysD gene encoding sulfate adenylyltransferase subunit CysD — MTTYNLTHLKQLEAESIHIIREVAAEFDNPVMLYSIGKDSAVMLHLARKAFYPGKPPFPLMHVDTTWKFKDMIDFRDRKVKEYGLDLIVHKNEDGIKQGIGPFTHGSAKHTDVMKTQALKQALDKYKFDAAFGGARRDEEKSRAKERVYSFRDEYHRWDPKNQRPELWNIYNGKINKGESIRVFPLSNWTELDIWQYIYLENIEIVPLYYSAVRPVVERDGTLIMVDDDRMPLNEGEKPMMKSIRFRTLGCYPLTGAIESEADTLPEIIQEMLLATSSERQGRVIDHDSAGSMEQKKREGYF; from the coding sequence ATGACCACATACAACCTCACGCACCTGAAGCAGCTGGAAGCGGAAAGCATCCACATCATCCGGGAAGTGGCAGCCGAGTTCGATAACCCGGTCATGCTCTACTCCATCGGCAAGGATTCCGCGGTCATGCTGCACCTTGCTCGCAAAGCCTTCTATCCCGGCAAGCCGCCTTTCCCGCTGATGCACGTGGACACCACGTGGAAGTTCAAGGACATGATCGATTTCCGCGACCGCAAGGTGAAGGAATACGGTCTTGACCTAATCGTTCACAAGAACGAGGACGGCATCAAACAGGGCATCGGACCCTTTACCCATGGCAGCGCCAAGCATACCGATGTCATGAAAACCCAGGCCCTCAAACAGGCTCTGGACAAGTACAAGTTTGATGCAGCTTTCGGGGGCGCCCGCCGCGATGAAGAGAAATCCCGCGCCAAGGAACGCGTTTACTCGTTCCGGGATGAGTATCATCGCTGGGATCCGAAGAACCAGCGCCCTGAGCTTTGGAACATCTACAACGGCAAGATCAACAAGGGCGAGAGCATTCGCGTGTTCCCGCTGTCCAACTGGACCGAACTGGACATCTGGCAGTACATCTACCTCGAAAACATCGAAATCGTTCCCCTGTACTACTCAGCAGTACGCCCTGTCGTTGAGCGTGACGGCACGCTGATCATGGTGGACGACGACCGCATGCCTCTGAACGAGGGTGAGAAGCCAATGATGAAGTCGATCCGCTTCCGCACCCTCGGCTGTTACCCGCTGACTGGCGCCATCGAATCCGAAGCAGACACGCTGCCGGAAATTATCCAGGAGATGCTGCTGGCCACCAGCTCCGAACGTCAGGGCCGGGTCATTGACCACGATTCAGCCGGCTCCATGGAACAGAAAAAGCGGGAAGGGTACTTCTAA
- the cysN gene encoding sulfate adenylyltransferase subunit CysN: MSHQSDLIAEDIQAYLKQHENKELLRLLTCGSVDDGKSTLIGRLLHDTKMIYEDHMASLKTDSAKMGTTGEKLDLALLVDGLQAEREQGITIDVAYRYFSTDKRKFIIADTPGHEQYTRNMATGASTAQVAILMIDARHGVLTQTRRHSYIASLLGIRHIVVAINKMDLVDFSEERFNEIKDEYLAFAAKLGLKDIRFVPISALEGDNVVNKSENTPWFTGQPLMEILETVEVSRDKNLEHFRFPVQYVTRPDLNFRGFCGTIASGVVRPGDQVMALPSRRTSTVKDVVTFDGKLEEAYIDQAVTLTLADEIDISRGDMLVKVEDEPEVGNRFNANIVWMTDAPLETGRLYDIKLGPTFTSGTVKKIHHQTDVNTLDQQDNPNRLELNEIGLCELTLNQPIAFDAYQRNHATGSFIIIDRLSNVTIGAGMVAGLADELESLDPVSQEERERRLAQKPAIIGCSGKQAPALALAVERALFDQGKTAVVVTEDNAGDADDRRRTAQLLSAHGLIAVAVNLGSDVASASVSADSDQEIPDAVGQLVQQLIRSKRI, encoded by the coding sequence ATGTCACACCAGTCTGATCTGATTGCAGAAGATATTCAGGCCTACCTGAAACAACACGAGAACAAAGAGCTGCTGCGCCTGCTGACCTGCGGCAGCGTGGATGACGGGAAAAGCACCCTGATCGGTCGCCTGCTGCACGACACCAAAATGATCTACGAAGATCACATGGCGAGCCTGAAAACCGACAGCGCGAAAATGGGCACGACGGGCGAGAAGCTGGACCTGGCGCTCCTGGTTGACGGCCTTCAGGCGGAGCGTGAGCAAGGTATCACGATCGACGTCGCCTACCGTTATTTCTCCACCGATAAACGCAAGTTCATCATCGCCGATACTCCGGGCCACGAGCAGTACACCCGGAATATGGCCACGGGCGCGTCAACTGCGCAGGTTGCCATCCTGATGATTGATGCCCGTCACGGTGTCCTGACCCAGACTCGCCGCCACTCGTACATCGCCTCCCTGTTGGGCATTCGCCACATCGTGGTCGCCATCAACAAGATGGATCTGGTGGATTTCAGCGAAGAGCGCTTCAACGAAATCAAGGACGAGTACCTGGCGTTCGCCGCCAAGCTTGGCCTCAAGGACATCCGGTTCGTGCCGATTTCCGCCCTGGAAGGCGACAACGTCGTCAACAAGAGCGAGAACACCCCCTGGTTCACCGGACAGCCGTTGATGGAGATTCTGGAAACCGTAGAGGTTTCCCGAGACAAGAACCTGGAACACTTCCGGTTCCCGGTGCAGTACGTGACCCGCCCGGACCTGAACTTCCGTGGGTTTTGCGGCACCATCGCCTCTGGCGTGGTTCGTCCAGGTGACCAAGTCATGGCTCTGCCCTCACGCCGCACCAGCACGGTGAAAGACGTCGTGACCTTCGACGGCAAACTCGAAGAGGCCTACATTGATCAGGCGGTAACCCTGACCCTGGCAGACGAGATCGACATCAGCCGCGGTGACATGCTGGTCAAAGTGGAGGACGAGCCGGAAGTGGGGAACCGCTTCAACGCCAACATCGTCTGGATGACGGACGCCCCTCTGGAGACAGGCCGTCTATACGACATCAAGCTGGGACCGACGTTCACCTCCGGTACGGTCAAGAAGATTCACCATCAGACCGACGTGAACACGCTGGACCAGCAGGACAACCCGAACCGGCTTGAGCTGAACGAGATCGGACTCTGCGAACTGACCCTGAACCAGCCCATTGCCTTCGATGCCTACCAGCGCAACCATGCCACTGGCAGCTTCATCATTATTGACCGACTCTCCAACGTTACGATCGGCGCTGGCATGGTCGCAGGCCTCGCAGATGAACTGGAGTCCCTCGACCCGGTCAGCCAGGAAGAACGCGAGCGTCGTCTGGCCCAGAAGCCGGCCATCATCGGCTGCAGCGGGAAACAGGCGCCAGCGCTGGCACTGGCGGTAGAACGCGCCCTCTTCGACCAGGGCAAGACCGCCGTCGTGGTCACCGAAGACAACGCCGGTGATGCTGATGACCGTCGCCGGACAGCCCAGTTGCTGTCCGCCCATGGCCTGATCGCCGTTGCGGTCAACCTCGGTTCCGATGTAGCCTCTGCGTCCGTTTCCGCTGATAGCGATCAGGAAATCCCTGACGCTGTTGGCCAACTGGTTCAACAATTGATCCGGAGCAAGCGCATCTGA
- a CDS encoding nucleoid-associated protein: MAIKHLRTAFASQYQPGQPARLQSGDAFSEPGGDYESLHKQMKRLFNSKPGKKYGRFSEDIGESPFSSWLKDYLDDKQSFGSMTDRLFGQWQELLTGSQEEFQGHLMIVHEALADAEVVYLLILESDSALRFDGNQALDATDVLSLSRLNLAVRIELDDWRSGNGAENYLTLVHGRGTGEPGELFIRLAGFTNQVDVEKETVTFLDAVEAFAKSSEPEKAGEVRSRAYEFCKEQHALGEPVEIEALSGYLDESEPQRFKEFASKAAELPESGVLHPDHRKVKKLVRIAGSGGGMSVSFSSDLVNQAVYYDRDKDALTITRLPKALREQLQRYLEAREE; encoded by the coding sequence ATGGCCATCAAACACCTACGCACCGCCTTTGCCAGCCAATATCAGCCGGGGCAGCCGGCCCGCTTGCAGTCCGGGGACGCTTTTTCGGAACCCGGTGGAGACTACGAATCCCTGCACAAGCAAATGAAGCGTCTGTTCAACAGCAAGCCGGGCAAAAAATATGGCCGGTTTTCCGAGGATATTGGTGAAAGTCCATTCAGCAGCTGGCTTAAGGACTACCTGGATGACAAACAAAGCTTCGGCTCAATGACCGATCGCCTGTTCGGTCAGTGGCAGGAACTGCTCACGGGCAGCCAGGAAGAATTCCAGGGCCACCTGATGATCGTTCATGAAGCCCTGGCGGACGCAGAGGTCGTCTACCTGTTAATTCTGGAGAGTGACAGCGCCCTGCGTTTCGATGGCAACCAGGCTCTGGACGCCACTGACGTCCTCAGCCTCTCACGCCTGAACCTGGCCGTACGAATCGAACTGGATGATTGGCGCAGTGGGAATGGCGCGGAAAACTACCTGACCCTGGTCCATGGCCGGGGAACGGGCGAACCGGGAGAGCTGTTCATTCGCCTGGCGGGGTTCACCAACCAGGTGGACGTCGAAAAGGAAACCGTCACCTTCCTTGACGCGGTCGAAGCCTTTGCCAAGTCCTCCGAACCGGAAAAAGCCGGTGAAGTTCGAAGCCGAGCCTATGAGTTCTGCAAGGAACAGCACGCCCTCGGCGAGCCGGTGGAAATCGAAGCGCTCTCCGGTTATCTGGATGAGAGCGAGCCACAACGCTTCAAAGAGTTTGCCTCCAAAGCCGCCGAACTTCCGGAAAGTGGTGTATTGCACCCGGATCACCGCAAGGTCAAAAAACTCGTCCGCATCGCCGGTTCTGGTGGCGGCATGAGCGTTTCGTTCTCTTCAGACCTGGTGAACCAGGCGGTGTACTACGATCGGGATAAGGATGCGCTCACTATTACCCGGTTGCCGAAGGCCCTGAGAGAGCAATTGCAGCGGTATCTGGAGGCTCGGGAGGAATAG
- a CDS encoding DUF2931 family protein has protein sequence MRRYFFCLVVYILFSMAGCTVYKPKSETDWYFQLATPKHYDVWVEHLEFELSGVRHWYHPAGTMSCCWRGPSGPSGIMGSLDPFPNYVGLQWFSLAEQTFYQRLIEVKSEWKARMLEDAPVTTAGGIEYGPRNILTFGLAPGGEIVIWIKSQIGNEVEIARLQANEIEGDPAEYEVLRENYLVEHGEYLKKHGIPLEGW, from the coding sequence ATGAGGCGATACTTTTTTTGTCTGGTTGTTTACATTTTATTTTCTATGGCCGGTTGTACGGTGTACAAACCGAAAAGTGAGACGGATTGGTATTTTCAACTTGCCACTCCTAAACACTACGATGTTTGGGTAGAACACTTGGAGTTTGAGCTGAGTGGTGTGCGTCACTGGTATCACCCGGCGGGAACGATGAGTTGTTGTTGGCGAGGACCGAGCGGTCCGAGCGGGATTATGGGGAGTTTGGATCCCTTCCCCAACTACGTGGGATTACAGTGGTTTTCACTCGCGGAACAAACTTTTTATCAACGGTTAATAGAGGTGAAGTCAGAGTGGAAAGCTCGGATGCTTGAGGATGCTCCAGTCACAACCGCTGGCGGAATCGAATATGGGCCGAGAAATATTCTAACTTTTGGATTGGCTCCGGGTGGGGAAATAGTTATTTGGATCAAGAGCCAAATAGGAAATGAAGTTGAAATAGCGAGGCTGCAAGCAAATGAAATTGAGGGAGACCCTGCTGAATACGAGGTTTTACGAGAAAACTATCTTGTTGAGCATGGGGAATACCTAAAAAAACACGGCATTCCCCTCGAGGGTTGGTGA